In Sulfurimonas hongkongensis, a single genomic region encodes these proteins:
- a CDS encoding OprD family outer membrane porin: protein MNKWIKLSLVTALALSTTAFANEDVKTPKEVKNLTEMFSEGEVSGQIRLGYATNKVKTAGDKDTYATAAGGQLKYETASLMGVSLGAAMYTSHSVDTLSGKDAKYNDEMASSQKSYTELAEAYLNFSYEGFEFRGGRQLIDTPLADSDDIRMTPHTFEAYIASYTFKELGLAFIAGNILSWQGVDSDYSNAVNNSWAKTGEDGTRLGAVTYADHFLEASVWYYDVTKETTAVYLDAVGTIDITDDISVAIAAQYLTEDEKESSYIEGNIVGAMVEAGFYDVTATAAFDKVSVKDGKSIFEGFGGGASYTNLDTMTAGTLHDGTYGDGSSYMLGLAYEIAGFNIFGAYGDYKADAITVGNKAHVTEVNLGLECEYNDGEADATIIYVIGKDKESATKTEFDNDRIQVVLNYNF, encoded by the coding sequence ACAAATGGATAAAACTTAGCTTAGTAACTGCTCTAGCACTTAGCACAACTGCCTTTGCAAATGAAGATGTAAAGACTCCCAAAGAAGTTAAAAATTTAACTGAGATGTTTAGCGAGGGTGAAGTTAGTGGACAGATTCGTTTAGGTTACGCTACAAACAAAGTTAAGACAGCTGGAGATAAAGACACTTATGCTACAGCGGCTGGTGGTCAGTTAAAGTATGAGACTGCTTCACTTATGGGCGTTAGTCTTGGTGCTGCCATGTATACATCTCACTCTGTTGATACACTTAGTGGTAAAGATGCTAAGTACAACGATGAGATGGCATCAAGCCAAAAGTCATATACAGAACTAGCTGAGGCTTACTTAAACTTTTCATACGAAGGATTTGAGTTTCGTGGTGGTCGTCAACTTATAGATACCCCCCTAGCAGATAGTGATGATATCAGAATGACTCCTCACACTTTTGAGGCTTACATCGCTTCATATACTTTTAAGGAGCTGGGTTTAGCTTTTATCGCTGGTAATATTTTATCGTGGCAAGGTGTTGATTCAGACTATAGCAACGCTGTAAACAACTCTTGGGCCAAAACTGGCGAAGATGGAACAAGACTTGGTGCTGTAACTTATGCAGATCATTTTTTAGAAGCAAGTGTTTGGTACTATGATGTAACAAAAGAGACTACTGCTGTTTATCTAGATGCCGTTGGAACTATAGATATTACTGATGATATAAGCGTTGCAATAGCTGCTCAGTATTTAACAGAAGATGAAAAAGAGAGTAGCTATATTGAGGGTAACATCGTAGGTGCTATGGTTGAGGCTGGTTTTTATGATGTGACTGCAACTGCTGCTTTTGACAAAGTAAGTGTAAAAGATGGTAAGTCAATCTTTGAAGGTTTTGGTGGCGGTGCGTCTTATACAAACCTAGACACTATGACAGCTGGAACTTTGCACGATGGTACTTATGGAGATGGTAGTTCATATATGCTTGGTTTAGCTTATGAGATAGCTGGTTTTAATATTTTTGGAGCTTATGGTGATTACAAAGCTGACGCTATAACTGTGGGCAACAAAGCTCATGTAACTGAGGTAAACCTTGGTTTAGAGTGTGAATATAACGATGGCGAGGCAGATGCGACAATCATCTATGTTATAGGCAAAGACAAAGAATCAGCTACTAAAACAGAGTTTGACAATGATCGCATTCAAGTGGTTTTAAATTATAATTTTTAA
- a CDS encoding DUF2461 domain-containing protein codes for MEFKGFSKKTLPFLESIRQNNNKEWFEAHRSEYEEFVLNPSRAFVEEFGEHLMALEPTINFSPKINKSLFRIYRDTRRMGAIKVPLKYRIGIIFWQGSGSRMQTSSFYLHFSPDELFVAVGVRWFEKPMLDAYREYIKDDARRDNLARILEMLESKGYKTIEKGYKRYPKGFNKEMSDAQLSLYKGMATYKILEPSLIVDGDLLIETLYKIYEEMLELQQIVYEISLRVKEDNNYARM; via the coding sequence ATGGAGTTTAAAGGTTTTTCTAAAAAGACGCTGCCATTTTTAGAATCCATTCGCCAAAACAACAACAAAGAGTGGTTTGAGGCACATAGAAGTGAATACGAAGAGTTTGTACTAAACCCTTCAAGAGCTTTTGTAGAAGAGTTTGGTGAGCATCTGATGGCATTAGAGCCAACTATAAACTTCTCGCCAAAGATAAACAAGTCACTATTTAGAATCTATAGAGACACAAGACGAATGGGAGCTATAAAAGTTCCCCTAAAATATCGCATTGGGATTATTTTCTGGCAGGGCAGTGGTAGTAGGATGCAAACATCATCATTTTATCTGCACTTCTCTCCTGATGAACTCTTTGTAGCAGTAGGGGTGAGATGGTTTGAAAAGCCGATGTTAGATGCATATCGTGAGTATATAAAAGATGATGCTAGAAGAGATAACTTAGCTAGAATTTTAGAGATGCTAGAGTCAAAAGGCTATAAAACTATTGAAAAAGGGTATAAAAGATATCCAAAAGGCTTCAACAAAGAGATGTCTGATGCCCAGCTTAGCCTCTACAAAGGCATGGCAACTTACAAAATCTTAGAACCTAGCCTTATAGTAGATGGCGACTTACTTATTGAAACGCTTTATAAAATCTACGAAGAGATGCTAGAACTTCAACAAATTGTTTATGAAATTAGTTTGAGAGTTAAGGAAGATAATAATTATGCTAGAATGTAA
- the ccsA gene encoding cytochrome c biogenesis protein CcsA, translating to MKQVLSILNSMKTMAILMSIFAFAIGYATFVENDYGTITAKADIYNARWFEVLMALLTINLVLNIYKYKMYTLKKAPIFIFHTAFIVIIIGAAITRYVGYEGTMHIREGQSASTMISSDTYFTLNAKVGDKKETSQQSLYLSKRNKNSLDASLNIAGKEVHAELIEYIPDAIETTVASPDGIAMANIMVTGSGKGKPITLSYGEFYESDDFVLDFDSKKSFDKMVVSLFVEDGELFIKHDIPLSFLKMDDNSNGTLDANEKQPFASRTLYSLAGGGFVLRDFLPKATKKIVSNPSASPQRPGYDALVFNVSVGDKTKEVMIYGQAGRMAKEYHRNINGVDVYLSYGSKRLSIPFEIKLLEFELDRYPGSMSPASYASEVMLIDKEQNLEMPYRIFMNNILEHRGYRFFQSSYDQDEKGTILSVNNDPGTLPSYIGYFLLSLGMLWSLFSQKNRFAKLASRAKRAADEKALGSLLAIGLLFSFTPSFAQELDPTLKTIISFDKAHAKKFSELVIQDSGGRMKPMDTLTTEILAKVYRGTHIDVAGNKLDANQVVLAMMIKPDLYRDIKMIYTKNEEINKVIGTELKAKHASFSQFFSDPDNMRGYKLAELVEVAVRKEPKHRDMLDKEVLKVDERVNIAYSVYTGALLRMWPKPNDDNNKWYPTIESLQTFSKEDAERVRLIAVDYFSAVDKALLSSDWTKANAALEKLREYQKFYGSQVYLTQNSIKAEIFYNKTNIFESLYPYYLVLGFVLLTLSFIKIVKPAFKIEMFSKITLGFLVLFFLAHTFGLGLRWYISGHAPWSNGYESMIYIGWATALAGIFFSSRSSITMASTSILAGLILFVAHLNWMDPQVTNLVPVLNSYWLSIHVAVITASYGFLGLGALLGFIVILLFIIKTKSNEKHISLSIKELNAINEMSLMVGLVLLTIGNFLGGVWANESWGRYWGWDPKETWALVTILVYAVVVHLRFIKSIYSEFNFAVISLLSYTSVIMTYFGVNYYLAGLHSYAKGDPVPIPDFVPITYAIIFVLVALAFRNRKLV from the coding sequence ATGAAACAAGTTTTATCCATCTTAAACTCCATGAAAACCATGGCTATACTGATGTCTATCTTTGCATTTGCCATAGGTTATGCAACATTTGTAGAAAACGACTACGGAACTATAACAGCTAAGGCTGATATTTACAATGCAAGATGGTTTGAAGTTCTGATGGCTTTGCTAACTATAAACCTTGTCTTAAATATCTACAAGTACAAAATGTACACACTTAAAAAAGCTCCTATTTTTATCTTTCATACCGCTTTTATAGTTATAATCATAGGTGCTGCTATTACTCGTTATGTAGGTTATGAGGGAACTATGCACATCCGTGAGGGTCAGAGTGCTTCAACTATGATAAGTTCAGACACTTACTTCACTCTTAATGCAAAAGTTGGAGATAAAAAAGAGACCTCGCAACAATCTTTATATCTCTCTAAAAGAAATAAAAACAGTCTCGATGCCTCTTTGAATATAGCTGGCAAAGAAGTTCATGCAGAGCTTATCGAGTATATACCAGACGCAATAGAGACTACAGTTGCATCTCCTGATGGCATAGCAATGGCTAACATTATGGTAACGGGATCAGGAAAGGGCAAGCCTATTACTTTATCTTATGGAGAATTTTATGAGAGTGATGATTTTGTACTAGATTTTGACTCAAAAAAGAGCTTTGATAAGATGGTTGTATCTCTGTTTGTTGAAGATGGGGAGCTTTTTATAAAGCATGATATTCCTCTGAGCTTCTTAAAAATGGATGATAACTCAAATGGCACACTTGATGCAAATGAAAAACAACCTTTTGCTTCAAGAACTCTCTACTCTTTAGCTGGTGGCGGTTTTGTACTTCGTGACTTTTTACCAAAAGCTACTAAAAAGATAGTCTCAAACCCAAGTGCATCTCCGCAGAGGCCTGGATATGATGCTTTAGTTTTTAATGTAAGTGTGGGAGATAAAACTAAAGAGGTTATGATTTATGGACAAGCTGGAAGGATGGCAAAAGAGTATCATCGTAATATAAATGGTGTAGATGTGTATCTCTCTTATGGTTCAAAAAGATTAAGCATTCCTTTTGAGATCAAGCTTTTGGAGTTTGAGTTAGACAGATATCCAGGCTCTATGAGTCCTGCATCTTATGCTAGTGAAGTTATGCTTATAGATAAAGAACAAAACTTAGAAATGCCATATAGAATCTTTATGAACAACATCTTAGAGCACCGTGGATATAGGTTTTTCCAATCTTCTTATGACCAAGATGAAAAAGGTACAATTTTATCAGTAAACAATGACCCAGGAACTCTTCCATCATATATAGGATATTTCCTTTTAAGTTTAGGTATGTTGTGGTCGCTGTTTTCACAAAAAAATAGATTTGCAAAACTCGCTTCAAGAGCTAAGAGGGCTGCTGATGAGAAAGCATTGGGTTCACTTCTAGCTATCGGACTTTTGTTTAGTTTTACTCCATCTTTTGCACAGGAGTTAGACCCTACATTAAAGACTATTATCTCTTTTGATAAAGCTCATGCAAAAAAATTCTCAGAACTTGTTATTCAAGATAGTGGTGGAAGAATGAAACCTATGGATACGTTAACTACTGAGATTTTAGCTAAGGTTTATAGAGGTACTCACATAGATGTAGCAGGAAATAAACTAGACGCTAATCAAGTTGTACTAGCTATGATGATTAAGCCTGATTTATATCGTGATATTAAGATGATATATACAAAAAATGAAGAGATCAACAAAGTGATTGGTACAGAGTTAAAAGCAAAACATGCTTCTTTTTCACAGTTTTTTAGTGACCCTGATAATATGAGAGGCTACAAACTAGCAGAGCTAGTAGAAGTTGCAGTTAGAAAAGAACCAAAACATAGAGATATGCTTGATAAAGAAGTGTTAAAGGTTGATGAGAGAGTAAATATTGCTTACTCAGTCTATACAGGTGCACTACTTAGGATGTGGCCAAAACCAAATGATGATAACAATAAATGGTATCCAACTATAGAGTCACTTCAAACTTTCTCAAAAGAAGATGCCGAGAGAGTAAGACTTATTGCAGTTGACTACTTCTCAGCGGTAGATAAGGCACTCCTTAGTTCCGACTGGACTAAAGCAAATGCAGCATTAGAGAAGTTAAGAGAGTATCAAAAGTTTTATGGCTCACAGGTTTATTTGACGCAAAACAGTATCAAAGCAGAGATATTTTACAATAAAACAAATATTTTTGAATCTCTCTACCCTTACTACTTAGTGCTTGGTTTTGTTCTTTTGACACTTAGTTTTATCAAAATAGTAAAACCTGCATTTAAGATAGAGATGTTTTCTAAGATAACTCTAGGATTTTTAGTTCTTTTCTTTTTAGCACATACTTTTGGGCTTGGACTTAGATGGTACATCTCAGGACACGCTCCTTGGTCAAATGGTTATGAGTCTATGATATATATAGGATGGGCTACTGCTTTAGCTGGTATCTTCTTCTCAAGTCGCTCATCTATAACTATGGCATCTACTTCTATTTTAGCAGGTCTGATTCTCTTTGTAGCGCATTTAAACTGGATGGACCCACAAGTTACAAATCTAGTTCCAGTTCTAAATTCATACTGGCTAAGCATACATGTTGCAGTAATCACGGCTAGTTATGGCTTTTTGGGTCTTGGTGCACTCTTAGGGTTCATAGTTATTTTACTCTTTATTATTAAAACTAAAAGTAACGAGAAACATATATCTCTCTCTATAAAAGAGCTAAACGCCATAAACGAAATGAGCCTGATGGTAGGACTTGTACTCTTGACTATAGGTAACTTTTTAGGTGGTGTTTGGGCAAATGAGTCTTGGGGGAGATACTGGGGTTGGGATCCAAAAGAGACATGGGCACTAGTTACTATTTTGGTTTATGCGGTAGTTGTGCATCTTAGATTTATAAAAAGCATATATAGTGAGTTTAATTTTGCAGTTATCTCACTCTTATCTTATACATCTGTTATTATGACTTACTTTGGAGTAAACTATTACCTTGCAGGGCTTCACTCTTATGCAAAGGGTGATCCTGTTCCTATCCCTGATTTTGTTCCTATAACCTATGCAATTATCTTTGTATTAGTTGCACTAGCTTTTAGAAATAGAAAGTTAGTTTAG
- a CDS encoding methyl-accepting chemotaxis protein has protein sequence MFNNLSIGKKIYIPLIASIVFGFIVILVNYYYSMRDMKDNVYKNQEKTLRSSYKEAINSKENIGLTNAINIAKNYDVVRALKYNDREIAIKGLNLISKEFKDFTKYNNIKIHIHDAKVHSFLRAWKPDKYGDDLRSFRKTIVDIKKNKKPIVAIELGRAGLILRGLAPIIEGNSYLGSVEFMQGLNSIVKQARSSGGYEMVIVMKNDFLSTATALKDAPKISNYTLAVREDVIDKEFFRSIEGLDISASAGFKLSKKHFIVSEPIKDFSGDIVGYAVVGNKLSNVNSVIDKSASSLFRQVYIMAFVFLVILVFLMMIIKAAVVKPIVNLGKVAQELAQGDADLSKRLPVKSNDELGDASKSFNEFLNKVEKLSNDAKNEATRAIESEKAVKDSMDKNRLNLALSDEMIKGAISNAQNLSHSMQENVQNVENVNKLNEETEDVISKVTLSTDEIINTISNITQMISESRLSSEQLNSNVEEIYNVISLIKDISDQTNLLALNAAIEAARAGEHGRGFAVVADEVRKLAERTQKATSEVEANISVLKQNSTSMAENSELIEEHAESSQEKLDLFKETLSELINNSEQITKDNTSIGHELFVNMAKLDHMVLKNNTYSAAFEGKADLYEGDHTTCRLGKWYQRDGKESFGDNPNYASLLNPHTQIHKNISHITKMIKDGDVDSDELIKLFKENEDISKEMFDILDNIVS, from the coding sequence ATGTTTAACAACCTCTCTATTGGTAAGAAAATTTATATACCACTTATCGCGTCTATTGTTTTTGGTTTTATTGTAATACTTGTAAATTACTACTACTCCATGCGAGATATGAAAGATAACGTTTACAAAAACCAAGAAAAAACACTCAGGTCTTCATATAAAGAGGCTATAAACTCAAAAGAGAACATAGGCTTAACAAATGCTATAAATATAGCTAAAAATTATGATGTCGTTCGTGCTTTAAAATATAATGATAGAGAGATAGCTATAAAAGGGCTTAATTTAATCTCAAAAGAGTTTAAAGACTTTACTAAATATAACAATATTAAAATTCATATTCACGATGCAAAAGTGCATAGTTTTTTAAGAGCTTGGAAACCAGATAAGTATGGAGATGACTTACGCTCATTTAGAAAGACTATAGTGGATATAAAAAAGAACAAAAAACCTATAGTGGCCATTGAGTTAGGTAGAGCTGGACTTATACTTAGAGGACTTGCACCTATAATTGAGGGTAACTCTTATCTAGGTTCAGTTGAGTTTATGCAAGGACTAAACTCTATAGTTAAACAAGCAAGAAGTAGTGGCGGTTATGAGATGGTCATAGTTATGAAGAATGACTTTTTATCAACTGCTACAGCGCTAAAAGATGCTCCAAAGATTTCAAACTATACTTTAGCCGTAAGAGAAGATGTTATAGATAAAGAGTTTTTTAGGAGCATAGAAGGTTTAGATATATCAGCATCAGCTGGGTTTAAACTCTCAAAAAAACACTTTATAGTTAGCGAACCTATAAAGGATTTCTCAGGCGATATAGTCGGATACGCAGTAGTTGGAAACAAGCTCTCAAATGTAAACAGTGTTATAGATAAATCAGCAAGTTCCCTATTTCGACAAGTCTATATCATGGCTTTTGTGTTTTTAGTTATCTTAGTCTTTTTGATGATGATAATTAAAGCAGCAGTAGTAAAACCTATAGTAAATCTTGGTAAAGTAGCTCAAGAGTTAGCACAAGGTGATGCTGACTTATCTAAGAGACTTCCGGTCAAATCTAATGATGAGTTAGGAGATGCAAGTAAAAGTTTTAATGAGTTTTTAAACAAGGTTGAAAAGCTCTCTAATGATGCTAAAAATGAAGCTACTAGAGCCATCGAGTCTGAAAAAGCTGTTAAAGATAGCATGGATAAAAACAGACTAAATTTAGCACTCTCAGATGAGATGATAAAAGGGGCAATAAGTAACGCTCAAAATTTAAGTCATAGTATGCAAGAAAATGTTCAAAATGTTGAAAATGTAAATAAACTCAATGAAGAGACAGAAGATGTAATATCTAAGGTTACACTCTCTACAGATGAAATCATAAACACTATCTCAAATATTACCCAGATGATAAGCGAGTCAAGACTCTCCTCTGAGCAGTTAAACTCAAATGTTGAGGAGATATATAATGTTATTTCACTCATTAAAGATATCTCAGATCAAACAAATCTTTTAGCTTTAAATGCTGCTATAGAAGCTGCACGTGCGGGAGAGCATGGAAGGGGATTTGCTGTAGTTGCAGATGAGGTTAGAAAACTAGCTGAGAGAACTCAAAAAGCTACAAGTGAAGTTGAAGCAAATATTAGTGTACTTAAACAAAACTCTACAAGCATGGCTGAAAATAGTGAGCTTATAGAGGAACATGCGGAGTCATCACAAGAGAAGCTTGACCTTTTTAAAGAGACTCTAAGTGAACTCATAAATAACTCTGAGCAGATTACAAAAGATAACACAAGTATAGGGCATGAACTCTTTGTAAATATGGCAAAACTAGATCACATGGTTTTGAAAAACAACACTTATTCAGCAGCTTTTGAAGGAAAAGCAGACCTTTATGAGGGTGATCACACTACTTGCAGGCTTGGTAAATGGTATCAAAGAGATGGTAAGGAGAGTTTTGGAGATAATCCTAACTATGCATCTTTACTAAATCCTCATACGCAGATTCATAAAAATATTTCTCATATTACTAAGATGATTAAAGATGGAGATGTTGACTCTGATGAGCTGATAAAGCTCTTTAAAGAGAATGAAGATATATCAAAAGAGATGTTTGATATCTTAGATAATATAGTATCATAA
- a CDS encoding sensor histidine kinase, with product MITPEELNLLIEQTYKVEGEFNELKASYTHLQNTIERVVEFLPNAIWIIDEDSSVFLQNSKARELLELLRLIKLKNDDYEVAFNSRFYLIKSSSYRDKTMISATDITEQKRKENLATMGQMAAHLSHEIRNPIGSISLLSSTLKKRVMPENIPIVEEIQKSVYRIDRIIKATLMFSKGIEINRTKFLWSELMDSIDMSIGYYGYSKEINFIFPQVDFELNADKDLLEMLFSNFVANAIDAIEADDSDEGVVEISYERDEGYHKFSIYDSGVEVDNRAELFEAFKSTKLKGNGLGLVLSREIAEAHGGSVELMDTKKKLFEIKIAL from the coding sequence ATGATAACTCCAGAGGAGTTAAACCTTTTAATAGAGCAGACTTATAAGGTTGAAGGCGAGTTTAATGAGCTTAAAGCTTCTTATACGCATCTGCAAAACACTATAGAGAGAGTCGTTGAGTTTTTGCCAAATGCTATATGGATTATAGATGAAGATAGCAGTGTTTTTTTACAAAACTCAAAGGCTAGAGAGCTTCTAGAACTCTTAAGACTTATAAAGCTTAAAAATGATGACTATGAAGTAGCGTTTAACTCAAGGTTTTATCTTATAAAGAGCTCAAGTTACAGAGATAAAACCATGATAAGTGCGACTGATATCACAGAGCAAAAAAGAAAAGAAAATCTAGCTACTATGGGGCAGATGGCGGCACATCTCTCTCATGAGATACGAAATCCCATAGGTTCCATCTCACTTCTAAGCTCAACTCTTAAAAAAAGAGTTATGCCTGAGAATATCCCTATTGTCGAAGAGATACAAAAGTCAGTTTACCGTATAGATAGAATCATAAAAGCTACTTTGATGTTTTCAAAAGGTATAGAGATAAACAGAACAAAGTTTTTATGGAGTGAGTTAATGGACTCTATAGATATGTCTATAGGATATTATGGTTATTCAAAAGAGATTAATTTCATCTTTCCTCAAGTTGATTTTGAACTAAATGCGGACAAAGATCTACTAGAGATGCTTTTTTCTAACTTTGTAGCAAATGCCATAGATGCCATAGAAGCAGATGATAGTGATGAGGGAGTTGTAGAGATATCTTATGAGAGAGATGAGGGTTATCATAAGTTTAGCATCTATGATAGTGGTGTTGAGGTGGACAACAGGGCTGAACTCTTTGAGGCTTTTAAAAGTACAAAGCTAAAAGGAAATGGTCTGGGATTAGTTCTAAGCAGAGAGATCGCTGAGGCTCATGGTGGAAGTGTTGAACTAATGGATACAAAAAAGAAGTTATTTGAGATAAAGATAGCCTTGTAA
- a CDS encoding M18 family aminopeptidase encodes MNKKDFNEGLLGFLDASPTPFHATKNMSAMFLNAGFKELDESVKWNLREGEKYFVTRNDSSVIAFTYPNGEKNYTMLGAHTDSPNFRLKPNPVVKAHGVVKLMVEPYGGILLNPWFDRDLSIAGRISYLDTQGEIKEALIDAKKALAVIPSLAIHLDEFANKERTINKQTHTSPVLTTSDDFEYDEFLKWQLSKAGIVDAGEILATELSLYDVQKASFLGLNDDFISSARLDNLLSCYVGMLSICSIEEDRPMLFCASDHEEVGSASTSGAAGSFLEDTLRRVFCDYEGFLQMISASTMISCDNAHAIHPNYPDKHDQNHAPMINKGVVIKINSNQRYASSSQSISKFKSVASRLNEPTQYFVAKSDMGCGSTIGPITATRLGLKTLDVGLPTYAMHSIRELAGSDDAHSLYKIILEHR; translated from the coding sequence ATGAACAAAAAAGATTTCAATGAAGGATTGTTAGGGTTTTTAGATGCATCTCCTACGCCTTTTCATGCTACTAAAAACATGTCTGCTATGTTTCTTAACGCTGGATTTAAGGAGCTTGATGAGAGTGTAAAGTGGAACTTAAGGGAGGGTGAGAAGTACTTTGTTACACGAAATGACTCATCTGTGATCGCTTTTACTTACCCAAATGGTGAGAAAAACTACACAATGTTAGGAGCTCATACAGACTCGCCAAACTTTAGATTAAAACCAAATCCTGTTGTAAAAGCTCATGGAGTTGTTAAGCTGATGGTTGAGCCGTATGGTGGGATACTTTTAAATCCTTGGTTTGATAGAGATCTTTCAATAGCTGGTCGCATCTCTTATCTTGACACACAAGGAGAGATAAAAGAGGCTCTTATAGATGCAAAAAAAGCTCTAGCTGTTATCCCATCACTTGCCATTCATCTTGATGAGTTTGCAAATAAAGAGAGAACTATTAACAAGCAGACTCATACATCTCCCGTGCTTACTACCTCAGATGATTTTGAATATGATGAATTTTTGAAGTGGCAACTCTCAAAAGCTGGCATAGTAGATGCAGGGGAAATACTAGCAACTGAGCTTAGTCTATATGATGTTCAAAAAGCCTCTTTTTTAGGTTTAAATGATGATTTTATATCTAGTGCTAGACTTGATAATCTTCTAAGTTGCTATGTTGGGATGCTTAGTATCTGTAGTATAGAAGAAGATAGACCTATGCTCTTTTGTGCTAGCGACCATGAAGAGGTTGGAAGCGCATCTACTTCTGGAGCAGCTGGCTCATTTTTAGAAGATACGCTAAGAAGAGTATTTTGTGATTATGAAGGGTTTTTGCAGATGATAAGTGCATCTACTATGATATCTTGCGATAATGCACATGCCATCCATCCAAACTATCCAGATAAACACGACCAAAATCATGCTCCGATGATAAACAAAGGCGTGGTTATAAAAATAAACTCAAACCAAAGATACGCTTCTAGCTCGCAGAGTATCTCTAAGTTTAAAAGTGTAGCTTCAAGATTAAATGAACCAACACAGTACTTTGTTGCAAAAAGTGATATGGGATGTGGCTCAACTATAGGTCCTATTACAGCTACTAGACTTGGGTTAAAAACTCTTGATGTTGGACTCCCTACATATGCAATGCACTCCATCAGAGAGTTAGCTGGAAGTGATGATGCACATTCGCTATATAAGATAATTTTGGAACATAGATAG
- a CDS encoding FRG domain-containing protein — protein MATFHPTLKSLKQKLRVQPINTGRSFTNNGQANGIVFDDIERLHALVGVDGCLHLKSGTEFSMIQYRGQNEDFGVCKTTIDRYISLEEQFLSICRTIAFEELLEDHPFIKLTNPLQINGNPLCLNLTGIAQHYELATNYLDITNNFDVACFFATCKYENGKYYPIGNISKPGVIYKIYEMVLPPFVQNENNKEILLEYLGWQPLPRPEQQRASVLKVAKGTNLDTVSGIQKYYFKHSISQSKKIWNQFDKGEALFPHDSAADLANECKKLNYFTNKQIDKALERLELWSCKKLENKEQTLDNMNIKIVDNNSLSWDNLIDISSEYWEGKFDETMDKVGFRMSAYS, from the coding sequence ATGGCTACTTTTCATCCAACGCTTAAGTCTTTAAAACAAAAACTTCGTGTCCAACCAATCAATACAGGAAGAAGCTTTACAAATAATGGTCAAGCTAACGGAATAGTATTTGACGATATAGAGAGATTACATGCTTTAGTTGGAGTTGATGGTTGTTTACATCTTAAAAGTGGTACCGAATTTTCTATGATTCAATATAGAGGACAAAATGAAGATTTTGGAGTTTGTAAAACAACTATTGATAGATATATATCTTTAGAAGAACAGTTTTTAAGTATTTGTAGAACCATTGCATTTGAGGAACTTTTAGAAGATCATCCATTTATAAAACTTACTAATCCATTACAAATTAATGGTAATCCATTATGTCTAAATCTTACAGGGATAGCACAGCATTATGAACTGGCTACCAATTATTTAGATATAACTAACAACTTTGATGTAGCTTGTTTTTTTGCAACTTGTAAATATGAAAATGGTAAATACTATCCAATAGGGAATATTTCAAAACCTGGAGTAATATATAAAATATACGAAATGGTATTGCCACCTTTTGTCCAAAACGAAAACAATAAAGAGATACTTCTTGAATATCTTGGATGGCAACCCTTACCACGACCTGAGCAACAAAGGGCAAGTGTTTTAAAAGTTGCAAAGGGGACAAATCTTGATACAGTAAGCGGAATTCAAAAGTATTATTTTAAACACTCTATTAGTCAATCTAAAAAAATATGGAACCAATTTGATAAGGGCGAAGCTTTATTTCCTCACGATAGTGCTGCCGACTTGGCAAATGAATGTAAAAAACTAAACTATTTCACAAATAAGCAAATAGATAAAGCTTTAGAAAGGCTTGAGCTTTGGAGTTGTAAAAAACTTGAAAATAAAGAACAAACTTTAGATAATATGAATATCAAAATAGTTGACAATAATAGTTTATCTTGGGATAATTTAATAGATATAAGTTCAGAGTATTGGGAAGGTAAATTTGATGAAACTATGGATAAAGTGGGGTTTAGAATGTCTGCTTATAGTTGA